The genomic interval gtgtcacaagCAGGCCATGCCTACTCCAATTCTGTGAAGGGAAAAAACACTGCAATACATCAAGTGACCACAATGTGAcacggcaagtttgacacctgtgttctaCAGTCTGACAATTTTTTTCATATATGTACCGCAGCTGCTTTATTTTCCCCATCTATTTGAGGCCACCCATTTTTGAATATAGAATTGTTATtaaatcttttaattaaaaaaaaccccaacacaaactaatataaagaagaaaaaagaaaaattaaaagaaaaaaagcgcaagaaaaaaaagttgaagaaaaTCTGAGATCTGAGTAGTTGTGACACATAAAACAAGCAAATAGGCGAGAAGTCATTAAAAACCTGACTATATTAATACAAAACAATGGATAGGAGCACAAAAACGTTTGTAACAAAGCcctctttttttaagaaaaagtgtGAAGGAACCATCATATTATTCTTGGCTTCATTAACAGTGCTAATGGTATGAACAATATGCTTTGAATATTTCAATATCCGACCTATAAATATCCCTTACTTGCATTTAGCCACACGTTACAACTGCCGTACATACATTCTCCTATGCCCAtattacatagatagatagacaagcGAAGCCTTTCATGTTTTGGATCTATAGTTCTTTAACCACACTCCGAATATTGACACCAATCCTATAAGGTTTTTCATTTCTAATGATGTTGAAAGATTGAGGAAAAAATGGGTTGGTTAAAAACtaccgcatttttcggagtataagacgcatcggagtataagacacaccaaggttttgaacaggcaaatttttttaaaaaggttttgcactctgcagacctcccaaaacaacctgttttttgcaaaaaccgggccgttttttttccccaaaaagaaaagggcttgaatagcctttaggaggcttgtagagtgctcctgggggttgcccccccaaataagcaaaaaacaccctgttttttgcaaaaacaggcccatttttgtcgaaaaagggcatgcatagcatttaggaggcttatagagtgttcctgggaacTGGGGGcgggggagcaaaattgagcaaaaaactgcccattttttgcttatttctgtcctccccagcccccaggaacactctgcaaggctcctaaaggctatgtatggccattttggtgaagggggcggggtttggggaggcaaaagatgctgtattcagtgtataaaatgcacccagattttcagcctcttttttttttagggaaaaaggtgcatcttatactccgaaaaatacggtctaTAGTAAACCTGATGGGGAAAGCTACAAAAAATTAcagctttctttaaaaacatgcaTATAATTTATCTTAAAACCAATAAGAAATACAGAACCAAATCCAGTTGCAAAGCACCAAATTACTGAAAATTCAAAGCAGACAAGCTGGCAAATGTTATTGCATTGTTTTCCACAtatagtgggggagggggaactaCGCTCTTCAGAATTTTCTCCAAGAGTAACAAGCATATCTGTTTCAAAAACCTTCAAAGTCCTTTGTCCTATCACAATTCCCTGAGCACATCTGTCATTTCCCACTTCCCACATATACAATACACATTtaaggatattaaaaaaaaagtttgagaacCATCTTTATTGAGGAaagaatcaaataatcaaataatcaaaaatCGTTTCAAAAGATGTTGATatataacatttttttatttactaGAATAATTTTGATACTATTAAAGAGTCAAGGAAAAATGAAGATACATTACCTATTATGGctaattaaaacatataaaaaggcAAATTTCTTCAATGGAGGCTAAGCACTTTTCAATTTTATTATGCTTATTCATTAATAATTGCCAACATTTGCTTATAATCTATTTTTGCATTAAAATTGAATATTTTGTTGAGTTTAGCTTTGTATACTTTTGCTGTCAATTAATAGGgtatttatgaatttattattattaaaatgataTCCTATCCTGCTTATATAAGCACTCATGATGACTATTTGGATTTGAGGCTTGAACTACACCTACCTAGAATATAATCTAAAGGCACTAGtatgttttatttgatttttttcataCATTACTTTGTTCTGTTTACTACTAAAGACATTTAGAATGGCAGAAAAGATTTTGCTCCTTTGATTTTCTTCTTGATTCCATTGCAAGTAAGGGACAATCCAGCATGATGACGCTTCAGTATCTCCAATTTCTTTTGCAGTATCTCAGCAGCATCCACTTTCTCCTCAAAGTCCCTCAATAACAATGTATTTCCAAGTAAACCACATTTCTGTTGAAGCCTCTGATTGTCTATTCTCAATTTATCACGAGCCTGCTTTGTCCTTGTTAATATATCTCTGTTTTGCGCTACTAGACTTTCTACTGCCATTAGTTGAGCCTTCTGGCCTTGATTCTCTGCTTCCACAAATTGCAGTTTTTCTTTTACTTGAGATAGGACTTGTACTGTATTGGTGACCTTTCTCCGGAGTTTCTGAAGTTCTTCATTACGCTCTTCAATCTTTTCATTGTAAGTCTGGTTTTCGATCTTCAGCTGCTCAAAGTCTATTAAATGTAAACCTTCCGCCAGTTCTTCTTGGGCTTTTAGACTTGCATCAAGTTTTTGGATCCTGTGtttcaattttatattttcaaGACGTACCTAAAATGATAAAAACTGATCTAATAACACCACCAAATAATTGTTTTATGTTGGAGCAATACTAATTTGAAATACAGTTTGGTGTACCATGCGAACCTTTCGTTAGCCATTCTCTAAATCAGAGATTTGGATAATAGTTCTGAAGAGTCTTTAGGAATGGTTTGCAAAGACCTCTGCAGTCAATTAAAGAGAAAATTTTCTCTTTCTGATATCTGTTAAGTTACAGGATAATTTTGTCCACGCTTTCAGATAAGCCCCACTGACTtacccctaaaagagcatgggaTTTTAGATTTAGTGTTCAATAACACTATCACAGATGATTCCTAACTATATATAAAAATGAGTCTAAATGAGTTGAACAGAATTGGCCTTGATAGACAACTTTTCCCTTATGATCACTTGAGAAACATGCAATTATCCCAACAGCAGACTGTTTAGATAGGGCATTTAATATCCCTCCTCTATGCAGGGCTCACCTCCGTCATCTCCTGTTCCTTGCTTTGTTCCTTAGCTTGGATCTTGTCCACTTCCTTGATGGCAGCTTGTTTACCTCCTAGCCGCCTCCCCATAGTATATACAGCGACTTCCTTCTTGACCGCCTGGTAGGTCTTCCATTCACTTTCCACCTTGGTCAATTTCTGTTCGCAGGACTGCTGGAGAGCATCGATCTCCTTCTGGTACCAAGCCATCTCCTCTGCCTGCTGGCTACGCAACTTCTCTAACATGGCCAGATAGCGGCTGTAGCGCTGCTCCCAGTCCGGCATGTGGTGCTCTAGTTCTCGGGCGCGATCCTTGCCCTTGGCTTTGTTCAAGAGCTCGGCCAGTTTGCCCTGCAGCTTGGTGTTGTAGCTGCGGAGGCGGCCTCGCTCGGCCAGCAGCTGCCGGTACTGGTCCATGAGTTCGGTTCGCCGCCGCTGCTCCTCGGCCTCGCGCCGCTCCCTCTGCTCCTCCGTCTCTGCTTCCAGGGCTCCTTCCATGCTCTCCGGGCTGCCACCCACATCTAAGGAGCGGCTGCTCGTTTTCCTCTGCTCCAGCTCCCAGAGGCTGCGGCTGATCCTGCGCTCCAGTTCCACGCCCACCTGCAACGGAGACGGCTCCTCCGGCTCGTCCTCCTCGAAGGAGGCGCTGATGGGCAAGTGGCGGAGGAACGGTAAGGTTTCGTCCGGCGGCAAGCTCTCTTTTTCCAGTTTCTCCAGGGAAGGGATCTCCGAGGGGCTCCTCTTGGTCTCCTCCGCATCCTTCGGGGCCTCGGCTTCTCCTGGACCTTCGCTCGAGGCTGCGTCCTCCGGTTGCTCCTTGTCCGCCCCTTCTAATGCTGGCGGCTCTTCGCTCGTCCGTTGGGGCTTCTCTCCCTCGGTCGCCTCGTCTGCCGCTCTTCCTCGAGTCGGCGGCTCTGCAGCGGGGGCACTCTTCGCGGCCTCTGCTTTCTCCGCATCCGCGGGCGACTTATGTGGTTCCGGGGAAACCGGAACAACGACATCCTCCAGATTTTCAGGTGTTGGAGTAGAGATCTCCTCCGGCTCCTCCTGGATCTCCTCCATCGCATGCATCTCCCCGTAAACAAACCGCTTTGCTCCGTCGCTAGGCAACAAAAGTTCCTTTCTTCAACCAATGGGAAGAAATTAAGAGAAGCGAGGCTTGATTGGACGTCGCGCGTGAAAGAGCACCGGGGATTTCGAAGTCGATTGGCTATTTCTTCCTGGGACACGCCCACAAAATTCTGCCTCGGCTAGTGGGCGGGAGTTGGTCCCTGTCGCAAACTTGGACGTCAAAGCTTCGCTGCTCTTTTTACCTctgaggtggggggtggggtggggaggaaagcaaGATGGCGGAGCTAGGGAAAAAGTATTGCGTGTACTGCTTGGCTGAGGTCAGCTCGCTTCGTTTCCGCTGCACCGAATGTACCGACATCGAGCTTTGCCCCGAATGCTTCTCAGCGGGCGCCGAGATTGGCCCCCATAGGCGCTGGCATGGCTACCAGCTGGTAGATGGTGGGCGTTTCACTCTCTGGGGTGCCGAGGCCGAGGGTGGCTGGAGCAGCCGCGAGGAGCAACTCTTACTGGATGCTATCGAGCAGTTCGGCTTCGGCAACTGGGTGAGAAGTTCCATGCTGGTTTGTCGGCCGGCCCTCTCCTTCCTCGTCGGGGAAATTCTGTTCCCATAGCGGTTCCTCAATTCACATTTTTAATAGCACGATTGATGTTAATGGAGCTGGGCCCTTGTTTAGCTAAGGGAAAAAGAATGGCTGGAAATATTTGGGCAAAGCTAAAGACTTATTCTGATCAACATTCAAAACACAGGTCAAGCAATAGTGTGAATACAAACCTCAATTTTAGATATCATTGAATTTAAAATTAACCTAAATTCATCGGTATCATATCTCTGTAATCAGACCGCTGCCTTTCAAGCTATCCAGTAATTccatagaataaaaataattatacaaaaataTGGTGAATAATTTATATGTTCAAAATGCTGCAGCTTACATTTGGATAACCCAAAACAATACAATCATGCCAACTGTCCTGAAAAGTATGTACGTTGTATTGCCCAAAGCTGTGTACATGGAACGCACTTTCATGTTGCAAGAAAAGATTAATAAGTAATCAAATATCTGCTTTCAAAAATATACATATCCATCCCAAATCATATGTTCACATGTCATGGAGAGTCCTTGATATAATGTATTTTATCCAGTTCAAACTTTGAGAGGTGCTTGgtgctctgagcttgcttgttttcttgcaaactttTCATCACCCAAACTAGATGATGATTTTATCTCCTTTgcataatgaaacgtctgcaagaaaacaagcaagctcagagagcaccaaggacctctcattcaattctgagctacaaatattctcctttattagttcaAACTTGATCTGTTTGTGACCTGCTATTCAATAAGACTTGCATATTTCCAAGAAGGGATGAAATAATAAAAGTGTATGGAAGAATCTAAAAAAACCCCGTAAAAATCAAAATTATGCTAAAATACACCTGGAAGTTTTAACTAAATAAAAATTTATGTAACTTTATGAGATTGAAATTAAGGAGCTCTTGACTGCCATACTGTCTTTAAATTATTTGAGGTCTAGAGATAGACCTCTGAATAGATGAGATACTTCAGAAGTTGAACCACGTAAAAGTGaacatttttaatcaaaataCCATATTCTATCACCATCTATGTAACAGATATTTGTCAGAATTTCAGTCTTTCATTGCATTTGTCAATCTTTAGACAGCTGAAATGGGATTACATCATAGATCATCTGGAACTATGGCTGTATGATTTTAGGTGGCCTAAAATGATTTGGGATATAGATGCTTTATTATTACGATTCATTGCAGTCTGacaaatgtttagactggatttggcgtTTTCATCCACTTATCAAGTCATTCCCAAGGACCTAGGATAGGGAGATGTTGTTGTTTCATGGCATTAAAGCTATTGTTTCAGGATGTAAGTTGTCTTTGGAATTGACTGCTGGTGATTTGTCAGTGCCAATGACCTTCAAATGATGCTCCAAAAGTTTTTGGGTTTGGTATTATCTTCATTtcattttgccacagttgttcttcTTTTTGCAGGTctttttattttgtgattttctccagttccttctcttctcttctgctgtttcCAGATACTGCCATGTCCAATATCTAGGCTTTCTTGACTATTTGTTAACAATTATTAAGCTTGGTATATTATATGGCAGGTAATTATCTGTTTCAAATCTAAAGTCTGTGAGTACTTTAGccccttcattttcttttattttgtctaTTTTAGACAaaatcccaccagttcttgcttgaagataaatggtatttcttgcagacgttccagTACAACATTATTGCTAATTTATCATATgattgtttgtagtcagtctgtggTATCATCTTGCTGTAGCTAACTAGGTGGTCCATATTTTTTTCAGGttacagagatggcatttgctgcCTTTTGCTATCTTCCCAAGTTGGGTTTATATGCGTTTGTTCTTAAGGCTCGGTCTTATGAAAGCAGAAGTAGTCCCTCTGTCTTTCTTCAGTTTTCCTACTCTTAGCTACTGCCAGATCttgattattttttgttttgccttattggtttggttttttttaaaaaaaaacaaaaaaccacacaCTGGCTATGTAATGCTTTGTCTTGCCAGATCTCATTTCTATTCCTCATTTGATCTTTGGTCCCTCCAATACTCAGTAGGCCTTCATGGTGTGCTAGTTTCATGGTGTACTAggttcagtgcatcttcttcactgtccttcagatattcttccaatgcccttttttcttcttaaacTGTCTGGTGTACTTGCAGCATTCCATGCCCACCGATATTCCATGGTAGGTAGAGTCTGTCAATGTTTCTGCAaggatgaagggcatgattcattgtcattattttactGGTCTTCCTATCCAGGGTGTTTAGTTCTTCCTGAGTCCAATCCTCTATTCCAGCTGTGTAACTAATGACTGGAATAGCCCAGGTATTAATTGACTTTCCTCCactgagtttggactttaagatcttcATTTGCATAATGTATTGACTTgtatatggagattttcagtcatccaggtcatgattgtcccaaaggtgctttttctggactttcgggggggggggggcagggagtccagttacctcttgaaaaggcaccttcaGGACAATGTATTCACGTCTTGACTTCTTGACTTTGCATGCTTGATGTAGTCGACTTGAAGGATGCCTATGTATTTGTAATGATAATCTTCATCCAAACTTCTGATgttatttacatatatacatacataatacaaaaatcatccaaaagaagacaaaaaagaaaaaggacacaaaaaataaaacaatcaaaacattaaaaaggtgcatcaaaacaacaacacatatacatatataatcccCTCTAGTTGAATACAGTATAACAACATTAATTCTCACCCTTGCAAAACAGGGCCTCTTTAAATTACTAAATCTATTTGCAAATTATTGACCTGTCTTCTATATATTATATTACTGACAAAGTAGTTAACAGGAAGAATAATaatactaaaacaaaacaaaaagtttcaAAACTCTGTGTTAGCATCTGTTACTGTAATCCACTTGTAGAAAGTTTATGGCATCTTATCTGTCCCAAATCATCAGTTATAATTTGTCCTGGATCGACTACCCCCATTTATTTCTTAATGCCATAACTTATAGAGTTGCTTACTTAAGTATAATAGATTCAGTCTCTGGAATAAGCCTATCTTCCAATCAAAACCCAGATAGAAGTGGTTACCAGTTAACTGTAATAAATCCATCTAGTCACCCTCAACTTTGTAGAGGGAAGAATTTGTTGCTTCCCCTTTCAGTCAGAGTCCTGATATTATAAGGAATATGCAGACTTAAACTTCAGAGCAATAGATGAAATCCACTTTGTTAATTCTCCAGCCATGAGAATGTCTCTTTGGTCTGGAACTGGATCAGAGTCCTTTTGTGTATCTTTAATCAAAATTTAATGCCCTAACATATTTTGCAAAAGTATTATTGTCTCATCAAgcttttaaaagagaaatacagCTAGAAGTGGCATATTCCCCTGCTCTCCTTCCTTAGGTTTCAGCTACTGTTCAGCCATTTTAACCTGTGAAACTTGATCAGggaacaaagaacaaagaaagtaTGTTTTCTTCTATATTTCAATCCAAGATCATAAGAAAACTTAATAAAAATAAACTCCAGATATTTTGCAAATTCAAAAAATATAGAGATCCAGTGATGAGTCTAAAACCTCTTTACATATCCCCAAATGATGCCACGCTTCCAGGCGAAAGGAACAGAAGTTATCCAGAATCAAATatatcaaaaagaaagaaaaagaaaaagcatttaGAGTCTAGCAAGAGGTTGAAATATactgtgtgcacaattattagacAAGTGAGTATTTTGACCATATTATTTTAAGGCATATTTTCAATTTCCAAGTTGTATAAACTTGAATGCTTGGtgctgggatggtgaacctatggcacatgcgccgggtggcacgcagagcccgcTGTGGGCACActcgccattgccagctgctcttccaggttctggtgcggACATGCGCACCAGACAGCTGGTCCagtatgcatgtgcaccagacagctgctctcttctgggttctggtgctctGGTATGTGCAAgagggcactcggtgccaaaaaggttagttAATACAAGCATATCAGGTGATGTGTATTTGTGTAATGAGGGAGAGTGTAGCCTAAGATGTAGTCTAGCTCCCTATATCAAGgtgtgcataattattaggcaGCCTCTTTTCCTCAGGCAAAATAAGCCAAAAAAGAGATTTAACATTTTTTAACAAGTGAGTCAacatttttattgaattataaagtattataaaatacaaagtaaatagaaaagcaaaaaagagaTTTAATTGACTCTGAAGTCAAAAATGTGCAAGTAGTCAACAGGGttgttgagaaaaaaaagatgcacattaattgccaaagatttgagaagaaATCCAAAACTACATATTCCACAACTGCAACCTACCTGGAGTGCCCTGAAGTATAAAGTGTTCAGTGCTCAGAGAAATGGCCAAGGTAAGGAAGGCTGAAATCCGATCACCATTGAACAAGATATGTAAGATGAAACAGCAAGACTGGGccaagaaatatctgaagactggtttttcaaaaggttttatGGATTAATGAGATGAGAGTGACTCTTGATGGACCAGATGGATGGGCCCATGGCTGGATCAGTAATGGACACAGAGCTCCACTTCAACTCACTAACAAGGTAGAGGTGGGGTACTGGTATGAGCTGGTATTATTAAAGATGAGCTAGTTGGAGCTTTTTGGGTTGAAGATAGACTCAAAATCAACTCCCAAACCTACTGCCAGTTTTTAGAAGACACTTTCTTCTAGCAGTAATACAGGAAAAAATCTGCATCTTTTCAGAAGACCATGATTTTTATGCAGGACAATGCTGCATCGCATGCATCAAAGTACTCCACTGTGTGGCTAGCCAGTAAAGGCCTTAAAGATGAAATAATGACATGGCCCTTCCTCACCTGAACTAAACCCTATTGAGGACTTGTGGGCACTTCTTAAGCGGGAGATTTAAGGTGAAGGAAAACAATATACCCCTCTGAACCGTGTCTGGGAGGCTGTAGTTGCTTCTGCACAAAGTTGATTGTcaacagatcaagaaactgacagAGGGGAAATAACATACAGAGAATTATATAAATTCTTTATATTGAAGTATATTATTACAGCACGTTGATAGGAATATCTATCATGTTTACCAAATATATATGAGTATAAAGTTTTCTTAGAgccttatttatattattattgccTTATGACATTTTCTGCCTGCATATTAATTTCATTCATCATCATACTCATCTCTAGAACCAAAATCAAAACAACACCTTCTTTCTCCCAAGAAGTGCTCTGGCCTTTAATGGATGCTCCAGAATAAAATTAGTAACATATAAAGGCTGCAGGATAGGAAATTGATTTTCCTTGGGTCATTTCTTCTGATTTACTTAGtatctttacatttttaaaaagcaaaaaatttgtGCTTTAATATTCTTTTCTAAGAATATTTCAATTCATTTGGGAATTTTGGATAGAGGTTTTTAGTGCTCCTGAACTATGGAAGAAAATGTCCTTCAGCATCATTCATATAGTATTTGCCACCATCTTAAAACTGCATTTTTGGGGGGTTGTGGGACTGTCTTTTGCAGCTGCAACAGATAAAGCATGTTTAGGTGTTGCTGACAGGTACGATGCACTTCACACATGCTTCAAAGCACCTTTTTCACTTTGAACCTCAAGCACTGCATAgccctatttttaaaaactgagatCTATGAAATACTT from Thamnophis elegans isolate rThaEle1 chromosome 6, rThaEle1.pri, whole genome shotgun sequence carries:
- the CCDC96 gene encoding coiled-coil domain-containing protein 96 — translated: MHAMEEIQEEPEEISTPTPENLEDVVVPVSPEPHKSPADAEKAEAAKSAPAAEPPTRGRAADEATEGEKPQRTSEEPPALEGADKEQPEDAASSEGPGEAEAPKDAEETKRSPSEIPSLEKLEKESLPPDETLPFLRHLPISASFEEDEPEEPSPLQVGVELERRISRSLWELEQRKTSSRSLDVGGSPESMEGALEAETEEQRERREAEEQRRRTELMDQYRQLLAERGRLRSYNTKLQGKLAELLNKAKGKDRARELEHHMPDWEQRYSRYLAMLEKLRSQQAEEMAWYQKEIDALQQSCEQKLTKVESEWKTYQAVKKEVAVYTMGRRLGGKQAAIKEVDKIQAKEQSKEQEMTEVRLENIKLKHRIQKLDASLKAQEELAEGLHLIDFEQLKIENQTYNEKIEERNEELQKLRRKVTNTVQVLSQVKEKLQFVEAENQGQKAQLMAVESLVAQNRDILTRTKQARDKLRIDNQRLQQKCGLLGNTLLLRDFEEKVDAAEILQKKLEILKRHHAGLSLTCNGIKKKIKGAKSFLPF